The sequence ATCCTCCTCGTCGAGGACAACGCCGACGTCCGCGCCTACCTGAAGAGCCACTTGCTGGCCTACCACGTCCTCGAAGCCGAAGACGGCGAGGCCGGCCTGGCGCTGGCCCTGTCCGCGCTGCCGGACCTGGTCATCAGCGACGTGATGATGCCCAGGCTGGACGGCTACGGGCTCTGCGCGGCGCTGCGGAAGGACCGCCGGACGCAGGACATCCCCGTGGTGCTGCTGACGGCGAAGGCGGCGGAGGAGGACAAGATTGAAGGCCTCAAGGCCGGGGCGGACGACTACCTGTACAAACCCTTCAGTGCGCGCGAACTGCTGGCGCGGACGGAGAACCTGATCCACCGGAATCAGTCGCTGAAGAAGCAGTACCGCCAGGAGGTCGTGCTGAAGCCGACGCAGATCACGGTAACGTCGGCCGACGCGGCATGGCTGGAGAAGGTGCGCTCGGTGATCGAGGCGCAGATGGGAGAGAGCCAGTTCGGGGTGGAGCGGTTGGCAGAGGAAGTGGGTCTGGGCCGGCGCCAGCTGCAGCGCCGGATACACGAGCTGACGGGCCGGACGGCGCACGGGTACATCCAGGAGAGCCGGCTGGAGCGGGCGCGGCAGCTGCTGGAGCAGAAAGCCGGCAATGTGTCCGAAGTGGCGTACCGGGTGGGGTTCCGGGACCCGAGGCATTTTGCCCGGCTGTTTCAGAAAACGTACGGCAAGCCGCCGTCGCGGTGGGGGTGAGGGGGGATGAAGGACCCCTATGAGTATGGACTGGCGACCTTAAGTCGTCTCATACCCTCGAATATCCGGCCAACGTTTGCGGGTGGATAAATCGGACAGAAATGGGGCTCTTTTCGGCGGATGATCCATTCCGCACCTTGATG is a genomic window of Rhodothermales bacterium containing:
- a CDS encoding response regulator, which encodes HGALAAESQVGFGSTFTLTLPRGRAHLKDEEVIAEEADVEHSPSASGVDEVDGMGGGGSLGSTPATPAHASSAQPIPTILLVEDNADVRAYLKSHLLAYHVLEAEDGEAGLALALSALPDLVISDVMMPRLDGYGLCAALRKDRRTQDIPVVLLTAKAAEEDKIEGLKAGADDYLYKPFSARELLARTENLIHRNQSLKKQYRQEVVLKPTQITVTSADAAWLEKVRSVIEAQMGESQFGVERLAEEVGLGRRQLQRRIHELTGRTAHGYIQESRLERARQLLEQKAGNVSEVAYRVGFRDPRHFARLFQKTYGKPPSRWG